TTCACATGAAGAACAACTCAATAAAGGGATAAAAAATTCTGAACCATATTCATACCTCCTGATAGAAAAATCAAGGACGAATTCTACAGAAGCGAAGTCTCTCCTTGAAAAGTCATTACATTATTCTCCTGATCTTCCGGCTGTTTATTTTGAATTATCAAAAGCAAGTTTTCACTTAAATACTGATGGAATTTTCGAATCTATTGATTATATTATACAGGGCATATCTGCCTATAAGAGAAACTTCTGGTGGATGTTCTCATTGGTTACGTCTCTGTATGTTAGTCTTATTTTTTCATTTTTAATTTCAATCCTCGTAATTATTATTATAAGACTTCCAAAAGATATATCGTTGGTATCCCATGATATAAAAGAAGAAAAATCTAAAATTTTACTACTGTTTATTCTGATATTTGCCATTTTCGGTCCTCTTTACGTATTAGGTGGTTTACTTATATTGATCAGCTTTTATATGAAAAAATGGGATCGGCTGGTTGCTTATTTTTATCTTCTTTTTCTTTTAGCAGCAATCTGGATTTTCGATATTTTTTCAATCGGATTTATTGCGCCTGCCTCAGGTGATGTTAAGGCTGTTATCCAGGTCAACGAATCAAAAGGAAATAGTTATGCAATTTCGGTTCTGCAAAATAAGAATAATCCAATTGAACTCTTTTCATATGCTCTTGCATTGAAACGAGAAGGACATTATAGTGAGGCAATAAATATATATAATAAAGTTCTTAATCAGAAAACTGATCCCAAAACTTATAATAATCTTGCAAATTGTTATACTATTATTGGCGATTTCGAAAAGGCAAAGGAATTATATCAAAAATCAATTGAGTTGGTCCCCTTAGCAAGCACCTTATATAATCTCAGTCAGGTTTACAGAGAGACATTAAATTTTGAAAAAGGCGACAAATATTTCGTCGAGGCACAAAAACTTGACCGTGAAGCAGTTTCACGTTTCAGAGAAATATTTAGCAGAAATCCTAATAGATTTGTTATTGATGAAGTAATTCCTATGCAGACTCTCATGGAATATACTTTGGGCAAAGCAACTGGTTCTTTTACTATGGGTTTATC
The DNA window shown above is from Nitrospirota bacterium and carries:
- a CDS encoding tetratricopeptide repeat protein, which gives rise to MKKIIFFFFICIIIFPHLCSGEISHEEQLNKGIKNSEPYSYLLIEKSRTNSTEAKSLLEKSLHYSPDLPAVYFELSKASFHLNTDGIFESIDYIIQGISAYKRNFWWMFSLVTSLYVSLIFSFLISILVIIIIRLPKDISLVSHDIKEEKSKILLLFILIFAIFGPLYVLGGLLILISFYMKKWDRLVAYFYLLFLLAAIWIFDIFSIGFIAPASGDVKAVIQVNESKGNSYAISVLQNKNNPIELFSYALALKREGHYSEAINIYNKVLNQKTDPKTYNNLANCYTIIGDFEKAKELYQKSIELVPLASTLYNLSQVYRETLNFEKGDKYFVEAQKLDREAVSRFREIFSRNPNRFVIDEVIPMQTLMEYTLGKATGSFTMGLSIAPASFMPVIAIVMAVIFYIITGRFRNRAYRCNRCGKILCIKCEKHIHWGNMCSQCYRSIIKLDELESKERIARLLKVYEFRKKKREIIKILTLIIPGSGQIYAGDLLNGILFLWPFLFFLFIPITGKIFNIEMFNFSHFWLNIISIFLLILVYFLSNIITRRRLSKGWL